Proteins from a genomic interval of Phalacrocorax aristotelis chromosome 3, bGulAri2.1, whole genome shotgun sequence:
- the DNAJC27 gene encoding dnaJ homolog subfamily C member 27 isoform X1, with amino-acid sequence MEANPPKRKETRKSLRIKVISMGNAEVGKSCIIKRYCEKRFVPKYLATIGIDYGVTKVQVRDREIKVNIFDMAGHPFFYEVRNEFYKDTQGVILVYDVTQKESFDALDAWLAEMKQELGPHGNMENVVFVVCANKIDCTKHRSVDESEGRLWAESRGFLYFETSAQTGEGINEMFQTFYSAIIDLCDNGGKRPPSSMGVGFTKEQADAIRRIRNSKDSWDMLGVKPGATRDEVNKAYRKLAVLLHPDKCVAPGSEDAFKAVVNARTALLKNIK; translated from the exons atGGAGGCGAATCCGCCGAAGCGGAAGGAGACGCGCAAATCGCTGCGAATTAAAGTCATCTCCATGGGCAACGCGGAGGTGGGCAAG aGCTGCATTATAAAACGTTATTGTGAGAAGAGGTTCGTTCCCAAATACCTGGCGACTATCGGTATCGACTACGGTGTCACAAA AGTGCAGGTCAGAGACCGAGAGATCAAGGTGAACATCTTTGACATGGCGGGGCACCCGTTCTTCTACGAG GTGAGGAACGAATTTTACAAGGACACACAGGGGGTCATCCTGGTCTACGACGTCACACAAAAGGAGTCTTTCGATGCACTGGATGCATGGCTGGCTGAGATGAAGCAGGAGCTGGGTCCCCACGGGAACATGGAGAACGTTGTCTTCGTTGTCTGTGCAAACAAG ATCGACTGCACCAAGCACCGCAGTGTGGATGAAAGCGAGGGGCGGCTCTGGGCAGAGAGCAGGGGCTTTCTTTACTTTGAGACATCAGCACAAACAGGAGAAGGAATCAACGAGATGTTTCAG ACTTTCTACTCCGCCATCATCGACCTGTGTGACAACGGCGGGAAGCGCCCTCCTTCCAGCATGGGGGTCGGCTTCACCAAAGAGCAGGCGGATGCCATTCGCAGGATCCGCAACAGCAAGGACAGCTGGGACATGCTGGGGGTCAAACCTGGAGCCACAAG GGACGAAGTCAACAAAGCCTATCGgaagctggctgtgctgctccaCCCCGATAAGTGTGTGGCTCCCGGCAGCGAGGACGCCTTCAAAGCGGTGGTGAACGCCCGGACCGCGCTTCTCAAAAACATCAAGTAG
- the DNAJC27 gene encoding dnaJ homolog subfamily C member 27 isoform X2, whose protein sequence is MEANPPKRKETRKSLRIKVISMGNAESCIIKRYCEKRFVPKYLATIGIDYGVTKVQVRDREIKVNIFDMAGHPFFYEVRNEFYKDTQGVILVYDVTQKESFDALDAWLAEMKQELGPHGNMENVVFVVCANKIDCTKHRSVDESEGRLWAESRGFLYFETSAQTGEGINEMFQTFYSAIIDLCDNGGKRPPSSMGVGFTKEQADAIRRIRNSKDSWDMLGVKPGATRDEVNKAYRKLAVLLHPDKCVAPGSEDAFKAVVNARTALLKNIK, encoded by the exons atGGAGGCGAATCCGCCGAAGCGGAAGGAGACGCGCAAATCGCTGCGAATTAAAGTCATCTCCATGGGCAACGCGGAG aGCTGCATTATAAAACGTTATTGTGAGAAGAGGTTCGTTCCCAAATACCTGGCGACTATCGGTATCGACTACGGTGTCACAAA AGTGCAGGTCAGAGACCGAGAGATCAAGGTGAACATCTTTGACATGGCGGGGCACCCGTTCTTCTACGAG GTGAGGAACGAATTTTACAAGGACACACAGGGGGTCATCCTGGTCTACGACGTCACACAAAAGGAGTCTTTCGATGCACTGGATGCATGGCTGGCTGAGATGAAGCAGGAGCTGGGTCCCCACGGGAACATGGAGAACGTTGTCTTCGTTGTCTGTGCAAACAAG ATCGACTGCACCAAGCACCGCAGTGTGGATGAAAGCGAGGGGCGGCTCTGGGCAGAGAGCAGGGGCTTTCTTTACTTTGAGACATCAGCACAAACAGGAGAAGGAATCAACGAGATGTTTCAG ACTTTCTACTCCGCCATCATCGACCTGTGTGACAACGGCGGGAAGCGCCCTCCTTCCAGCATGGGGGTCGGCTTCACCAAAGAGCAGGCGGATGCCATTCGCAGGATCCGCAACAGCAAGGACAGCTGGGACATGCTGGGGGTCAAACCTGGAGCCACAAG GGACGAAGTCAACAAAGCCTATCGgaagctggctgtgctgctccaCCCCGATAAGTGTGTGGCTCCCGGCAGCGAGGACGCCTTCAAAGCGGTGGTGAACGCCCGGACCGCGCTTCTCAAAAACATCAAGTAG